One Sphingobacteriales bacterium DNA segment encodes these proteins:
- a CDS encoding DUF418 domain-containing protein: MIGIFHALLLWPGDFLVLYAIQGLLLLLFRKAQPKTILIFSIIFFLIPILLTLTFYLAVANDASLMSQLQNDFKNIITPDLIQHNEKSYSIYPSGNFIDVFVMRMDDTLRFYQSLPFWWWNSFAMFLLGLYAGKKQYFQRIEELKSKIKYIFYLSGILGITGNIVFVWAYFHQNLFVPNIYNVINSIFHFIAVPTMTIFYITGIYLLSKVRVGEVIVELLAPMGKIALTNYVMQSLFCNILLFGFGFGLYGKISPSEGLVFCILIWLIQMLLSNWYVKRYSLGPLEYLWRKAAYKKIF; the protein is encoded by the coding sequence GTGATTGGCATTTTTCATGCTTTGCTTTTGTGGCCAGGAGATTTTCTTGTTTTATATGCAATTCAGGGACTATTGCTTTTACTTTTTAGAAAGGCACAACCTAAAACAATTCTCATATTCTCAATAATATTTTTTTTAATTCCTATTTTACTTACACTAACCTTTTATCTTGCTGTTGCAAACGATGCTAGTTTGATGTCTCAATTGCAAAATGATTTTAAGAATATTATCACTCCCGATTTAATTCAGCACAACGAAAAAAGCTACTCAATTTACCCATCCGGAAATTTTATCGATGTTTTTGTAATGAGGATGGATGATACTCTTCGCTTTTACCAGTCATTGCCCTTTTGGTGGTGGAACAGTTTTGCAATGTTTTTGTTAGGACTATATGCAGGCAAAAAACAATACTTCCAACGAATTGAAGAGTTAAAATCAAAAATAAAATATATATTTTACTTGTCGGGCATTTTGGGCATTACCGGTAATATTGTGTTTGTTTGGGCTTATTTTCATCAAAATTTATTTGTTCCTAATATTTATAATGTTATTAATTCGATATTTCATTTTATAGCTGTACCAACAATGACAATTTTTTACATTACCGGCATCTATTTACTCTCTAAAGTTAGGGTAGGGGAAGTAATCGTCGAACTTCTTGCTCCTATGGGAAAAATTGCCTTGACCAATTATGTAATGCAATCACTATTTTGTAACATTCTGCTGTTTGGTTTCGGTTTTGGACTTTATGGAAAAATATCACCTTCAGAAGGCTTAGTATTTTGTATTTTAATATGGTTAATCCAAATGCTATTAAGTAATTGGTATGTTAAGCGATATTCTTTGGGTCCACTTGAATATTTATGGCGCAAAGCAGCGTATAAAAAAATATTTTAA
- a CDS encoding MBL fold metallo-hydrolase, translating into MKSSIILSFLLFAFLNLCNKTADKKNSEVKEATITNLYDAFGKDTILTKDFGFSCITKYKGKTILFDAGSNADIFKENTTNLGIDLSKVDIVIVSHGHFDHLNGLDYVLKINPKVKIYFPYDIFWGAPVPFDATGQETAIKDSLPTYMQYFDGGNTKFSINQSGRFWNANIEFVKTSKEILPGLYIIATSSQFMGYFSCYPGKSFVEGQFEHNQDACKNTNLPELSLSMKTNQGQILIVGCSHSGVENIAKQTQIVTADKIELIYGGFHMIPFDRKQTVQLVDMLKNELKVRRVAPAHCTGHLAFKILNDIYKTDYLYAGLGSTVFFKN; encoded by the coding sequence ATGAAGTCGAGTATTATTTTGAGTTTCCTTTTATTTGCCTTCTTAAACCTATGCAACAAAACCGCGGATAAAAAAAATTCCGAAGTTAAAGAGGCAACAATAACCAACCTTTATGACGCTTTTGGAAAGGACACTATACTTACAAAAGATTTTGGCTTTTCTTGTATTACAAAATATAAAGGGAAGACAATTTTATTCGATGCTGGCAGCAACGCTGACATTTTTAAAGAAAATACAACTAATCTTGGAATTGATCTTTCAAAGGTTGACATCGTAATAGTGTCTCACGGCCACTTTGACCACTTAAACGGGCTTGACTATGTTTTAAAAATAAATCCGAAAGTTAAAATCTATTTTCCCTATGACATCTTTTGGGGAGCTCCCGTTCCGTTCGACGCAACAGGGCAAGAAACAGCAATAAAGGACTCTTTACCGACTTATATGCAATACTTTGATGGGGGCAACACTAAATTTTCCATCAATCAATCCGGACGATTTTGGAACGCTAACATTGAATTTGTAAAGACATCCAAAGAAATTTTACCCGGACTTTATATTATTGCAACAAGTTCACAGTTTATGGGGTACTTTTCGTGTTATCCGGGCAAAAGCTTTGTTGAAGGGCAATTTGAGCACAATCAAGACGCTTGCAAAAACACTAACCTTCCCGAACTTTCTCTTTCAATGAAAACAAATCAAGGGCAAATTCTAATTGTAGGTTGTTCTCATTCAGGCGTTGAAAACATTGCAAAGCAAACTCAAATCGTTACAGCAGATAAAATAGAATTGATTTATGGGGGCTTCCACATGATTCCTTTTGACCGAAAACAAACTGTGCAATTAGTTGACATGTTAAAAAATGAGTTAAAGGTTCGTCGAGTTGCGCCAGCACACTGCACGGGGCATCTTGCTTTTAAAATATTAAATGATATTTATAAAACTGATTATTTGTATGCAGGACTTGGGTCAACAGTTTTTTTTAAGAATTAA
- a CDS encoding IS5 family transposase, with the protein MKTYPSSLTDSQWSAILGILDDKRKRKHSLREIFNALFYLLKTGCQWRMLPFHFPSWKLVYYYFTKWKKDGTIELIHEILRDKTRKQAGRASSPSVGIIDSQSVKTTSVGGLCRGIDGGKKVKGRKRHIIVDTMGLLLAVVVHAANEHDSKSAPMVIADLRGRFCRLVKIVADGGYRGELIENTRKTFGWVVEVVSRSNTASKFEVLPKRWIVERTFAWLESYRRLSKDFEFQTETSQTMIQLAMIKLMLNRIRK; encoded by the coding sequence ATGAAAACCTACCCAAGCAGTCTCACCGATAGTCAATGGAGTGCAATATTAGGCATTTTAGACGACAAACGGAAACGAAAACACAGTTTAAGAGAAATTTTTAATGCGCTGTTCTATTTGCTTAAAACTGGCTGTCAATGGCGCATGCTGCCGTTCCATTTTCCGTCATGGAAGCTTGTTTACTACTATTTTACCAAGTGGAAGAAGGATGGGACGATAGAACTCATCCATGAAATACTCAGGGATAAGACTCGAAAGCAAGCAGGCAGGGCTTCATCGCCAAGTGTTGGTATAATTGATAGCCAGAGCGTAAAGACAACAAGCGTCGGAGGCTTGTGCAGAGGGATTGACGGGGGTAAAAAAGTTAAAGGCAGAAAGCGGCATATTATTGTAGATACAATGGGACTACTTTTAGCGGTTGTGGTTCATGCGGCAAATGAGCATGACAGTAAATCAGCCCCAATGGTTATAGCTGACCTCAGAGGCAGGTTTTGCAGATTGGTAAAGATAGTAGCTGATGGCGGGTATAGAGGCGAGTTAATTGAAAATACCCGCAAAACGTTTGGGTGGGTGGTTGAGGTTGTAAGTAGATCGAATACAGCCTCGAAATTCGAAGTATTGCCAAAAAGATGGATTGTTGAAAGAACTTTTGCATGGCTCGAAAGCTATCGAAGATTGAGTAAAGACTTTGAGTTCCAAACCGAAACGAGCCAGACAATGATCCAACTTGCCATGATAAAATTGATGCTTAATAGAATTAGAAAATAA
- the miaA gene encoding tRNA (adenosine(37)-N6)-dimethylallyltransferase MiaA encodes MKPLLVVIVGPTAVGKTAMAISLAKLWKTEIVSADSRQFYREMSIGTAKPNPAELSEVKHHFINALSVNNIYTVGDYERDAINLLKDLFARHKIVLMVGGSGFFVKAVCEGLDEFTNIPDELRQQIRHQYETNGLVWLQNQIAQLDPLYYKVVDKQNPRRLLRALEVGLATGQPYSQSLNLQKHIKNKSQRFFDVCYIGLNMPREALYNRINLRVDAMLQDGLLEEAKKLYPEYAQLPALQTVGYTELFDYFANKTDFQTAVELIKQHSRNYAKRQITWFNKVEGLTWFSPEELEKVIAHVQSYLQANKNK; translated from the coding sequence ATTAAGCCTTTGTTAGTAGTAATTGTAGGCCCTACCGCAGTTGGAAAAACAGCAATGGCTATTTCGTTGGCTAAATTGTGGAAAACCGAAATTGTATCGGCAGATAGTCGCCAATTTTACCGCGAAATGTCTATTGGAACAGCCAAACCAAATCCAGCCGAATTAAGCGAAGTAAAGCACCATTTTATTAACGCATTGTCGGTAAACAATATTTATACAGTTGGCGATTATGAGCGCGATGCTATTAATTTGCTTAAAGATTTATTTGCCCGGCACAAAATTGTTTTGATGGTTGGAGGTTCGGGTTTCTTTGTTAAAGCTGTTTGCGAAGGTCTTGACGAGTTCACCAATATTCCGGATGAATTACGGCAGCAAATCAGGCATCAGTATGAAACAAACGGCCTTGTTTGGCTTCAAAACCAAATTGCCCAACTCGACCCGCTTTATTACAAGGTGGTTGACAAGCAAAATCCCCGCCGGCTGTTGCGCGCCTTAGAAGTGGGCCTGGCAACTGGGCAGCCATATTCACAGTCATTAAATTTACAAAAGCATATTAAAAATAAATCACAGCGTTTTTTTGATGTGTGCTATATTGGCCTAAATATGCCGCGCGAAGCATTATATAACCGAATAAATTTGCGGGTAGATGCCATGTTACAAGATGGGCTGCTTGAGGAGGCAAAAAAATTATATCCGGAATATGCACAGTTGCCAGCCTTACAAACGGTGGGTTACACCGAACTGTTTGACTATTTTGCCAATAAAACCGATTTTCAAACAGCTGTTGAGCTAATTAAACAGCACAGCCGTAATTATGCCAAACGGCAAATTACCTGGTTTAATAAAGTTGAAGGCCTCACTTGGTTTTCTCCGGAAGAACTAGAAAAAGTAATTGCGCACGTACAATCTTATTTGCAAGCAAATAAAAATAAGTAA
- a CDS encoding glycosyltransferase translates to MPKNLHIISFDVPYPPNYGGAIDVFYKIKALAQCGVRIYLHSFCYGNRLAAPELNKYCKAVYYYPRLAWWQINFYTKPYIVASRNGKDLAQNINKTSGENLVFCEGLHTTGALDVEELCMLPSFIRMHNIEWQYYAGLAASTKSLGRKLYYRHESFLLKNYESNLLLQHKNVAVYCITAPDTDYYKKLGFEAKYLPPFHGYGKITSKLGRGNYALYHGNLQVAENEKSVLWLIDNIFSKTEIPLVITGQNPSELLSKAAVKYRNVKLIANPTQHQLAQLIADAHVQVLPGFQATGIKLKLLHALFAGRFCLVTPQMVANTTLHEVCHVAAQPGNYLSQLEFLFLQDFEQAHIAQRENHLLPYFDDINNAKLLITQLGL, encoded by the coding sequence TTGCCCAAAAATCTTCATATTATTAGTTTTGATGTGCCTTACCCACCAAATTACGGCGGCGCAATAGATGTTTTTTATAAAATTAAAGCATTGGCTCAGTGTGGGGTTCGTATTTATTTGCATAGCTTTTGTTACGGAAATCGGTTGGCTGCCCCCGAATTAAATAAATATTGTAAGGCGGTTTATTATTACCCGCGTTTGGCTTGGTGGCAAATCAATTTTTATACCAAACCCTATATTGTTGCATCGAGGAATGGTAAGGACTTAGCCCAAAACATCAACAAAACATCAGGAGAAAATTTAGTTTTTTGCGAAGGTTTACATACAACAGGGGCTTTAGACGTGGAGGAACTGTGTATGCTTCCATCTTTTATCCGGATGCACAATATTGAGTGGCAGTATTATGCAGGTTTGGCAGCATCAACCAAAAGTTTAGGACGAAAATTATACTATCGGCACGAAAGTTTTTTGTTAAAAAATTACGAATCAAATTTACTGCTGCAACATAAAAATGTGGCTGTTTATTGTATTACCGCACCCGATACAGATTATTATAAAAAGTTAGGGTTTGAGGCAAAATATTTACCACCATTTCATGGGTATGGTAAAATTACTTCAAAATTGGGGCGAGGTAATTATGCCTTATACCACGGCAATTTGCAAGTTGCCGAAAATGAAAAATCGGTTTTGTGGCTTATTGACAATATTTTTTCGAAAACTGAAATTCCACTTGTCATAACAGGGCAAAACCCCAGTGAACTATTGTCGAAAGCAGCAGTCAAATACAGGAATGTAAAATTAATTGCAAATCCCACACAACATCAGTTAGCGCAGTTGATAGCCGATGCCCATGTACAGGTGTTACCTGGTTTTCAGGCTACGGGTATAAAATTAAAACTGCTACATGCGTTATTTGCCGGAAGATTTTGTTTAGTTACGCCTCAAATGGTGGCAAATACAACCTTGCACGAGGTTTGCCATGTAGCAGCACAACCCGGAAACTATTTATCTCAACTTGAATTTCTGTTTTTGCAAGACTTCGAACAAGCGCATATTGCGCAGCGCGAAAATCATTTATTGCCATATTTCGATGATATAAATAATGCCAAACTTTTAATAACTCAATTAGGATTATGA
- a CDS encoding PKD domain-containing protein, whose protein sequence is MKHIFIIAILTAINSCILLGATQIKGYNASDLGGDKYKGVVTDFSYNVSGIIAYFGNKSQNSEISFEWTMGDGTVMYEQSFEYRYRTLGHFEVCLFIKDKASGEVINKTCKMIEIGDPNECNINWEPVCGCDNETYMNACFAEKHFDMLCWKPGPCPSKQNGIIAALFTFQTKGLEVNFQNASTGRYDTYQWSFGKEGKSKKTNPKFTFPEIGYYNVCLTVTNSATNEQSTYCENIKVVKTVKTASR, encoded by the coding sequence ATGAAACACATTTTTATCATAGCGATATTAACAGCAATAAATTCTTGTATTTTATTGGGCGCAACCCAAATCAAAGGCTATAATGCTTCGGACTTAGGCGGAGACAAATACAAGGGTGTTGTTACTGATTTTAGCTATAACGTATCTGGCATTATTGCCTATTTTGGCAATAAATCGCAAAATAGCGAAATTTCTTTTGAATGGACAATGGGCGACGGTACGGTTATGTACGAGCAAAGTTTTGAATACAGATACCGCACCTTAGGCCATTTTGAAGTTTGTTTGTTTATCAAAGATAAGGCAAGCGGCGAGGTAATCAACAAAACTTGTAAAATGATAGAAATTGGCGACCCTAATGAATGTAATATTAACTGGGAACCTGTTTGTGGCTGCGATAACGAAACCTATATGAATGCTTGTTTTGCCGAAAAACATTTTGATATGCTTTGCTGGAAACCAGGCCCCTGCCCCTCTAAACAAAATGGTATTATAGCAGCTTTATTTACCTTCCAAACTAAAGGTTTAGAAGTGAATTTTCAAAATGCATCAACAGGCCGTTATGATACCTATCAATGGTCGTTTGGGAAAGAAGGCAAATCGAAAAAAACAAATCCCAAATTTACTTTCCCCGAAATTGGTTACTACAATGTGTGCCTAACTGTAACCAACTCGGCAACCAACGAGCAAAGCACCTACTGCGAAAATATAAAAGTAGTTAAAACGGTTAAAACAGCCAGCCGATAA
- a CDS encoding ABC transporter ATP-binding protein has translation MFKLLAQKLCKRFTANEWVVRNFTASFETNQRYALLGPNGSGKSTLLQLLAGNLAPSSGDIAFYLNDQLVPANLYFKQIAWAAPYVYFPDELNLAELSNFQAVFKPFYPDIKLPLTTDLLEISSLAKNKPMKYYSSGMKQRVKLALALFANTPILLLDEPTNNLDAAGINWYNQMLNQYTQNRITILASNLQYEYASFANQIQAIAWQR, from the coding sequence ATGTTTAAACTGTTGGCCCAAAAACTTTGTAAACGCTTTACCGCCAACGAATGGGTTGTTCGCAATTTTACGGCAAGTTTCGAGACTAACCAGCGTTACGCGCTTTTAGGTCCGAATGGCTCCGGAAAATCAACCCTCTTGCAATTATTAGCCGGAAACTTAGCGCCAAGCTCCGGAGATATCGCGTTTTACCTGAATGACCAACTTGTTCCGGCAAACTTATATTTTAAACAGATTGCTTGGGCAGCACCGTATGTTTATTTTCCGGATGAACTAAACTTGGCCGAATTATCAAATTTTCAAGCAGTATTCAAGCCATTTTATCCGGATATTAAACTTCCACTAACAACAGATTTATTAGAAATTAGCAGTTTAGCAAAAAATAAACCAATGAAATATTATTCTTCGGGCATGAAACAAAGGGTTAAACTGGCATTAGCCCTTTTTGCAAACACACCCATTTTACTTTTAGACGAACCAACCAATAATTTAGATGCTGCAGGAATAAACTGGTACAACCAAATGTTAAACCAATATACCCAAAACCGGATTACTATTTTGGCAAGCAATTTGCAGTACGAATATGCAAGCTTTGCCAACCAAATACAAGCCATCGCATGGCAGCGCTAA
- the lpxA gene encoding acyl-ACP--UDP-N-acetylglucosamine O-acyltransferase: MHHNGISPLSYIHPNAIIGNDVTISPFAFIDDNVVVGDNSWIGPNANLMNGTRIGKNCKIFPGAVIAGTPQDLKFNNEITTAEIGDFTTVRECATVNRGTSAAGKTSVGSHCLLMAYSHVAHDCSLGNHVILANNVALAGHIQIDDWAILEGLVAVQQFIHIGPHTFIAGGSLVRKNIPPYVRVANEPLQFIGVNQIGLNRRGFSAETIEMIDRIYTDFYTHKANLLTAEKLNYIENEYPNCTEKQQILTFIKSASNGVVRGPVNSKTSVNNAN; the protein is encoded by the coding sequence ATGCACCATAACGGAATTTCGCCTCTATCTTACATACATCCTAATGCAATTATTGGCAACGATGTTACCATCAGTCCATTTGCATTTATTGACGACAACGTTGTGGTGGGCGATAATTCTTGGATAGGACCGAATGCCAATTTAATGAATGGCACCCGAATTGGCAAAAACTGTAAAATTTTTCCGGGTGCGGTAATAGCTGGCACACCTCAGGACCTTAAATTTAACAACGAAATTACCACCGCCGAGATTGGCGATTTTACAACCGTAAGAGAATGTGCAACTGTAAACAGAGGGACTTCGGCTGCTGGCAAAACAAGCGTAGGCAGTCATTGTTTACTTATGGCCTACAGCCACGTTGCCCACGATTGCTCGTTGGGAAATCATGTTATTTTGGCCAATAACGTAGCCTTGGCAGGCCATATTCAAATTGATGACTGGGCAATTTTAGAGGGCTTGGTTGCCGTTCAGCAGTTTATACATATTGGCCCACACACCTTTATTGCGGGCGGGTCGTTGGTCCGAAAAAATATACCGCCCTATGTGCGGGTGGCAAACGAACCCCTACAATTTATTGGTGTTAACCAGATAGGCTTAAACAGACGAGGCTTTTCGGCAGAAACAATTGAAATGATTGACCGCATTTATACCGACTTTTATACCCACAAAGCCAATTTATTGACTGCCGAAAAATTAAACTACATTGAAAACGAGTACCCCAATTGTACCGAAAAACAACAAATATTGACCTTTATTAAAAGCGCAAGTAATGGTGTAGTGCGCGGCCCGGTTAATAGTAAAACCTCAGTCAATAACGCAAATTAA
- a CDS encoding UvrD-helicase domain-containing protein, with translation MPLQIYKSSAGSGKTYTLTREFIRLVVRAPYQYRQILAITFTNKATAEMKNRIVSKLGQLAANTDPKYAEALLSLLPASFTLQTVQQNAAKALSLILHNYGEFSVCTIDSFFQQLLRSFTRELKLPYGYDLLLDSNLAIEQAAALLLLEIGNNDKPNLTKWIVSFALEKWKEDKGFRITSDIESLGKNLLDDIVWDYITNNSNFEEGLETENEMQAHHFDKLKQFLNSLQKIRRNFENELIEKGKQVLKEIEENGFTQKDFKNSSANIFKYFSEGDFDKIANPTNTLSAIFRDNNIEGWLSKEKSKDYKLAKFVRDFLHPEFMAMMNFIEVHKKNYFTAKAILGNFYSYGLLNALKEKITQFRTEQNIMLLADNSKLMRSVLQGELAFIFEKAGLQYKHVFIDEFQDTSTSQWDSLAYLVQNALSQNDEALLVGDVKQSIYRWRGGNFNLLLAPAKHLGEKVSPFVEEKNIKNLTTNYRSGQNIIAFNNAFFTTATKLICSHSDWQENLFIKEIKTAYEDVKQEATDNKGGYITFETVTKNADSKPTEDTESKNEISNENAEINKYDSAESWGSAESEVAIPEIEKAVINRIEKLIEKQGYQYADIAILVRKNAHGAQIAKSLTNAKIPVISSEALFLTGSPTVRLTISVLKYLNAPLESIYRTQLLYQYLQYINELPSPEFLHLVYTDFNLQANDPKSIFATKLPPSFIQNQQFLARQPLYELVENITAYFELDTSNDPYLRRFLDFVLECLTNKISRLPAFLAYWERLHPATGSNLTNAPSVILPEGLNAVQILTIHKSKGLEFPVVILPYADWDTIELKKNTIIWADANIDPYNKMGTLPLKFGKELGDSHFETNYQNEIYQQIVDNLNILYVALTRAERELHIISKPLKKSKTSKDTASLKTIQDLFVQVLNHPDFEYSDSKKITGDYAAIESIFFAYGEPTLPPNLNPDEKISEQADNTENDNHTNKILPTHPAKSSATHKIKLASNAQQFFMLLDPNRAQAVSMGQKVHQVLENLQSPERLQKVLRQLKAQGHITQADEAPLNKRIEQIFNFKEVINWFNPPQGWEIITEQALIDKGQQYRPDRVLINENRAVIIDFKTIAPNAPDGIRKNHHWQVKNYARILTKMGYTVVLAKLLYIGIDNAWIEEVNI, from the coding sequence GTGCCTTTACAAATTTATAAATCGTCGGCAGGCTCGGGCAAAACCTACACTTTAACCCGCGAGTTTATTCGGTTGGTTGTTCGCGCGCCTTATCAATACCGGCAAATTTTGGCCATCACCTTTACCAATAAGGCCACCGCCGAAATGAAAAACCGCATTGTAAGCAAACTTGGTCAATTAGCCGCAAACACCGACCCAAAGTACGCCGAAGCACTTTTATCCTTATTGCCGGCATCGTTTACCCTGCAAACCGTACAGCAAAACGCAGCCAAAGCCTTAAGCTTAATTTTACACAATTACGGCGAGTTTAGCGTTTGCACTATCGATAGCTTTTTTCAACAACTATTGCGCAGTTTTACCCGCGAACTAAAATTGCCCTATGGATACGACCTTTTACTTGATAGCAATTTGGCTATTGAACAGGCTGCCGCTTTGTTGTTGCTCGAAATTGGCAATAACGACAAACCCAATTTAACAAAGTGGATTGTTTCGTTTGCACTTGAAAAATGGAAAGAGGACAAAGGTTTTAGAATAACCTCTGATATTGAAAGTTTGGGCAAAAATTTACTTGATGATATTGTTTGGGATTACATAACGAATAATTCAAATTTTGAAGAAGGATTAGAGACCGAAAACGAAATGCAGGCTCATCATTTTGATAAATTAAAACAATTTTTAAATAGTTTGCAAAAAATACGCCGCAATTTTGAAAATGAATTAATTGAAAAGGGCAAACAAGTTTTAAAAGAAATTGAAGAGAATGGCTTTACCCAAAAAGATTTTAAGAACAGTTCAGCTAATATTTTTAAATATTTTAGCGAAGGTGATTTTGATAAAATTGCAAATCCAACAAATACGCTAAGTGCTATTTTTAGAGATAATAATATTGAAGGGTGGCTGTCAAAAGAAAAAAGTAAGGATTACAAGTTGGCAAAATTTGTGCGAGATTTTTTGCATCCGGAGTTTATGGCGATGATGAATTTTATAGAGGTTCACAAGAAAAATTATTTTACTGCCAAAGCCATTTTGGGCAATTTTTATAGCTATGGACTGTTAAATGCACTAAAAGAAAAAATAACGCAATTCAGAACCGAACAAAATATTATGCTGTTGGCCGACAACAGCAAACTAATGCGCAGTGTTTTACAGGGCGAGCTTGCCTTTATTTTTGAAAAAGCCGGCCTGCAATACAAACATGTTTTTATTGACGAGTTTCAAGACACCTCAACCTCGCAATGGGATAGTTTGGCGTATTTAGTGCAAAACGCCTTGTCGCAAAACGACGAGGCGTTGCTGGTAGGCGATGTAAAACAAAGTATTTACCGTTGGCGAGGGGGTAATTTTAACTTGCTTTTAGCCCCCGCTAAACATTTAGGCGAAAAAGTATCGCCATTTGTTGAGGAAAAAAACATTAAAAACCTAACTACCAACTATCGCAGTGGGCAAAATATTATTGCATTTAATAACGCATTTTTTACCACTGCAACAAAACTAATTTGCAGCCACAGCGATTGGCAAGAGAACTTATTTATAAAAGAAATAAAAACTGCCTACGAAGACGTAAAGCAAGAAGCTACCGACAACAAAGGCGGTTATATAACATTTGAAACAGTTACTAAAAACGCCGACAGCAAACCAACAGAAGATACAGAAAGCAAAAATGAAATATCAAATGAAAATGCCGAAATCAACAAATATGATTCGGCTGAAAGCTGGGGCAGCGCCGAAAGCGAAGTAGCCATTCCGGAAATTGAAAAGGCGGTAATAAATCGGATTGAAAAATTAATAGAAAAACAAGGATATCAATACGCCGACATAGCTATTTTAGTCCGGAAAAATGCGCACGGTGCCCAAATAGCAAAATCGTTAACCAATGCAAAAATACCGGTAATTTCAAGCGAAGCATTGTTTTTAACAGGTTCGCCAACCGTTCGTTTAACAATATCGGTTTTAAAATATTTAAACGCACCTCTTGAGTCTATATATAGAACACAGCTATTATACCAATATTTACAATATATAAATGAATTACCCAGCCCGGAATTTTTACACCTTGTTTATACTGATTTTAACCTTCAGGCAAACGACCCAAAGAGCATATTTGCCACTAAACTGCCACCAAGTTTTATACAAAACCAACAATTTTTAGCACGCCAACCCCTTTACGAACTCGTTGAAAACATAACCGCCTATTTTGAACTCGACACCAGTAACGACCCCTATTTGCGCCGCTTTTTAGACTTTGTTTTAGAGTGTTTAACCAATAAAATATCCCGCCTTCCGGCCTTTTTGGCTTATTGGGAGCGTTTACATCCGGCAACGGGGAGCAATTTAACAAATGCGCCATCGGTAATACTGCCCGAAGGTTTAAATGCTGTGCAAATATTAACCATTCATAAATCGAAAGGGTTGGAATTTCCGGTTGTAATTTTGCCCTATGCCGACTGGGATACGATAGAATTAAAAAAAAATACGATCATTTGGGCCGATGCAAATATTGACCCCTACAACAAAATGGGAACACTGCCTTTAAAATTTGGCAAAGAGTTAGGAGATAGTCATTTTGAAACAAATTACCAAAACGAGATTTACCAACAAATTGTTGACAATTTAAATATTTTATATGTAGCCCTAACACGCGCAGAGCGCGAACTGCATATTATTAGCAAACCACTTAAAAAAAGCAAAACTTCGAAAGACACAGCCTCATTAAAAACGATACAAGATTTATTTGTGCAAGTTCTAAATCATCCGGATTTTGAATATTCCGATTCTAAAAAAATAACAGGCGATTATGCTGCCATTGAAAGCATCTTTTTTGCTTATGGCGAACCCACGCTGCCTCCAAATCTTAATCCGGATGAAAAAATAAGTGAACAAGCCGACAATACTGAGAATGATAATCATACCAACAAAATTTTGCCAACTCATCCGGCAAAATCATCGGCAACGCATAAAATAAAATTAGCTTCGAACGCCCAACAGTTTTTTATGCTTTTAGACCCCAACCGCGCACAGGCCGTTTCGATGGGGCAAAAAGTGCATCAAGTTTTAGAAAACCTGCAATCGCCCGAAAGGCTACAAAAAGTGCTGCGTCAGTTAAAAGCACAAGGGCATATTACCCAAGCCGATGAAGCTCCGCTAAATAAAAGAATTGAGCAAATTTTTAATTTTAAAGAAGTAATTAACTGGTTTAACCCACCGCAAGGTTGGGAAATTATAACCGAGCAAGCCTTAATAGACAAAGGCCAGCAATACCGCCCCGACAGGGTTTTAATTAATGAAAACCGGGCAGTGATTATTGATTTTAAAACCATTGCGCCCAATGCACCCGACGGCATAAGGAAAAACCATCACTGGCAAGTAAAAAACTACGCCCGTATTTTAACCAAAATGGGCTACACTGTTGTATTGGCTAAACTGCTATACATTGGCATTGACAACGCATGGATTGAAGAGGTAAATATTTAA